The Amaranthus tricolor cultivar Red isolate AtriRed21 chromosome 2, ASM2621246v1, whole genome shotgun sequence genome contains the following window.
GCTCATATTCTGTTTAATCTTCCATCCTAATTATTTCGCAATATTGTTGAAAATTCTGCACTCATAGTTACATTGATTACTGTTGAAGATTGTTTCCATGGTATTCGGTATCCGGAACTTATAACCCGTAACCTGTTGGAGACAAAGGgttaaataaaaacaatacaAAAGAGATCAGGGCTTATCAGGGTAAAGAAAAACGAGAACCAACCAGAGTTGTCCATTGGGTTTGCAATTGGAGCAGGTTCTGGCTCTGGGATCTCGGTAACCACGGCATCAGATGTGAGGAATGTCTTTGCTACGGATGCAGCATGCTCCAAGCAACACCTTACGACCTGCGGATCGTATCAATGAAGAAATAGAATTTAACTGATTCAGTCTCAGAAAAACAATAATTGCCAGGGCGTGTAAAATTTAACCGATTTATGAAAAACAAATAGATTACTCGCGGATTTTCGAACATATTTGAATGCAGTGACGAGGAGAGGACGCAAAAACAGGAACAATATAAAGGGTACTTTAATTAAGTCACGGTAAATCCTTGTTTTTGTGACAATAAGTGGATTATACTAAGCTTATGACAGAAAAGATGATCAAAACAGGAAAAACTGAACCTTGGCAGGATCAATGATTCCAGCAGACATCAGATCCTCGTATTTTCCTGTTGAAGCATTGTATCCGAATCTTGGGTCATCATTAGAGAGCACCTGAAAGGACGAAAACCAGTTCAGTCAACAATAGATgtattttccttattattatcATGGCAGATGTAATCAGAATCGCCTTATTTTCACCTTTTCTATAACGACAGCTCCGTGTACTCCTGCATTCTTGGCAATCAGGTCCAGAGGATAACTAAGCGCGCGTTTAACAATGTCGGCTCCAAGCTGACAATGTAAACAAATTCTCGATATCAGTTCAAAATGACAGAACGAGAAAGAAACTAACTACAAGAGAATCATAACAGGGTATATTTTGACGCGGAGAGAACCTTTTGTTCATTGTTTTCTAGAGTTTCCTTAATGGCATCGACTTTAGTTGAGAGACGTAGCAAGGTACATCCTCCACCAACGACTATACCTTCCTCTACAGCTGCCTGTCAAGATTACTGAATCAATTTTCCCCAAAACTTATTCAAATAAAGAATTTGACGATGACTTATAAAGGGGATACCTTTGTTGCACAAAGAGCATCCTCGACTCTAAGCTTCCGTTCTTTCAGCTCAGTCTCAGTTCGTGCTCCAACCTGTGTATCatgttttatgaaaataatgttCTTCTAAATGTATTATTCGGGAATCCCGATAGCATATCCCAGTCCATACAAAATTACCTGAATGACTGCAACTCCACTGGAAAGTTTTGCAATTCTTTCATTCAGTTTGCCTTTCTCATAGTCGGAGTCTGCTTCCTGGAAGCAAATATGTAGTTAGTATGAAGTTGAAAGTTCTGTTTTACAACCAAGATAGTAAGGCTGATAGAGGCAAGTCATGACCAGAAATATGCTGGTACAGGCCAGTAGTATTGTACTGGGATGGGCTAAATAACGCCCGGATCCTGCAAACTCGGACCAGGCCATAACATGATTGACTAATTCTGACAACAGAAATTTACCTCCACTTGCTTCTTAATCTGGGCAATTCTCCTAGCGACAGCTTCTTGGGTAGTTCCATCACCAACAATAGTTGCTGTCTCCTTGTTGAGCACAATTTTGGCAGCGTGTCCCAACACCTCTTTACCAACTTTGTCCAGAGACAAACCTACCTCATCTCTGATCACAGTTCCTGTTAAATACTTAGTTAGCTAAAAGAAAGTTGAGAAAAAGTTCTCGGTATGCAAGGAATTTTGGATGATCAGGCAATTCACCTCCGGTAAGGATTGCAATATCATCGATGTATTGGTGTTTCCGATCTCCAAAACCTGGTTGCTTCATTGCAGCAATCCTCAGTGATCCTCGGAGTTTGTTAACAACTAGTGTGGCAAGAGGTTCCTGCTCTATATCTTCCGCCATCACCAAAACGGGGTAGTTGTTCTTAATTGCATCTTCCAGGACATTGACCAGGTCCCTTGCATTTGTAATCTTTTTATCAACCAAGAGCAACTGCAAAGTGAACACGACATTAATCCTTCTACTACAGGTGAAGAGAATTTTTGGTGCCAAGGTCTATTTCtacattagaattaatttataaaagaaTAATTAGCAAATTATAGCTTTAAAATTTGACACTTTTGCGAACTACaacctcaatgtttattttttgtgaattacagccaCCACAGTATCAAAATTTACAGGTCTAGCTAAAAACACAGAACTCcgaccacttaacctaaaatttcAACCACCAAAATGGTTGGAATTTTGTATTTTAGCATGAACTtataaactttgatactttaatggctgtaattcgcaaaaaataaacattgagcttGTAATTTGCATAAGTGCTGaactttaaggctgtaattcgcaaattattctaatATAAAATAACAGAAAGATAATATGATGCTTATACACAATTGCACAAAAACGAACTATCGTAAAGGGACATTCGGAGTTATTAACTTCAACTGTAGTTCATACCTTACAATTTTCGTATTCAACAACCATTTTCTCACTATCAGTGACGAAGTATGGTGATATATAGCCACGGTCAAATTGCATTCCTTCAACCACATACAAGCTGTCGCTAGCACTTGTTCCTTCTTCAAGAGTCACAATACCCTTGCGCCCCACTTTGCCCATGGCATCAGCAATCATGTTCCCGATTTCATAATTGTTTCCTGCACTAACAGCAGCCACATCTGCAAGTTCTTTGTCTTCAACCTGTACGCAGATATACATTTCATTTTCCATTTAGAGACGAATTCAGCACTAAACGTCAAATGCACAGGCAGAAAGTAATTTACCTCTTTCGACATCGACTTCAACTCTGATACTAAGCCTTTTGTAGTATTCTCAATCCCTTTGGCTATTTGAATAGGATTTGCTCCAGCTAATACAATCTGGAAGAGTTGATCACTTGTTGGTCAGGCGGGTTGTACAAAGACATACTACTTTCAAAGGAGTAAATGATTATGTATAAGTCTCCTCAAACCTTTACACCTTCAGCAATTAAACCTTGAGCTAAAACAACAGAGGTAGTAGTCCCATCACCAGCTAACTCATTAGTTTTAGAAGCAGCTTGTCTTACAAGACTAGCACCGATGTTTTCAACAGGATCTTCAAGCTCAACCTGCACAAAATCAGCATATCGATGACAAGACAACCAAATGTGAAATGTACCTCATCTTAAAGTTCAAAAGTAATGACTGTTTCTCAAATTCAAGACACCCACTTTTTAGGATATTACTTTGAGTTTTAACCACAAGCTTAAGGTACATCAATTCAAGAGTTTGAATTAATTTATACTCAGAAAGTACTGTTAATAATAGTGTTTCTTAAAATTAGTCAATCACAACAACCAAATCTTGAGTCTGTTTGGCAAATGGTTGTCGGCTAGAGCGGCTTGACCGATTTGCTAGCTATTAAACAAGCTATTTAATCCAACTTTTATGGAAATATATTTCAAAAggtaaaagccaataaaaaacttgattttggcttaaagtcatttaccaaaacaccttttttagctttttaactAATCAACAAACTAAAAGCCAAAAGTCAATCGAAAAATCACCCAAAAAGACATATTAAACACACCCTTAATCTCAAAAGTGTGCAGCTTGCAAATGGAAATGGAGGGCAAgtcaacacacacacacacacacacacacacacatatatatatatatatatatatatatatatatatatatatatacacatacatatatatatatatacacatatatatatatatatatatatatatatatatatatatatatatatatatatatatatatatacatacatatatatatatataagccaGCAGAAGCACTACAAGAGCTCTGTGCCATCAAGTTCATACCTCCTTGGCAACAGTTACACCATCATTAATAATTTTGGGGGAGCCATATTTGCTCTCCAAAACCACATTCCTGCCTTTAGGACCCAAAGTAACACCCACCACATCTGCAAGCTTATTTACTCCAGCCTGAAGTTACAAATTATAGAAAACATGTTAAGACAAAGTTCACCACACAACAGCCATCACTATAATATATCAGATCAAAAGCCCCTTTGATTACTTACTTGTAGTTTCCTAATAGCAGCACCATTTCTATTGAAATGCAATTCTTTCGTTGCTGCGTTGATCTTAAACGAATACCTTTTTCTTGGTACTACATAATTTTGATTGCCTTTTGAGAAAGTTGATGATATACAATCCAAAGAAGATAGTTTGTGAAATGAGCTAATGCTTTTCTTTTCATTTGAGTGACTTCCCACAGATATCAAAGATCCAACAGATGACATGGTTACAAAACTTGATGCCATTATAGTCCTGATTAAAGAAGTAAAATCTTCAGATTATCATAACAGGTAGACCAAATGAGAACACTATAATACCATAACTTGGTAGGATAAAATCTTTGTACCCattaaaatcaatcaataaataaaGATAGTGGACAGGAAAATGAGGGGTAAATCTACATGAAATAGATCAAGTTGGGGTTATAGAAGattggggtgtttggcaaacggCTATAGCTCATTGTTGCAGCTGAATTGATCAGTGATTTGACCTTTCTAAACACGCGGATGGAAGCAGCTTATTGTAGATTAGCCAATTCATAACAAATTGTTTCAACCACATCATTTATCAAATTCCAGTATTAGAAGATTTGACCAcctaaataatctaaaattaccACTAGCTATTTTGTCAAACACCTTGTATACACATTAACTTATTCTTCCTCAGTTAGTTTACTAAAAATTTACTTCTAATCTATTCAGATTAATTCAATTCTGCCCAATCATCAGCCCCTCTTACATTTTCACTAAACAAGTTTACTTCAATTCAGTTCTAATAAGTTCAACTGTAATCAGTTGAGAGATTAAGCCCTTAACACACCACATTAAGTTATTGGGTCCATCAATCAAACACCCAAAAAGAAGATAGCTAAAGCAGTTGAGCAATAAGGAATCAAAAAATTCAGAACTCAATAGCAGGAAATACACAGAAAAATGGCAGAAGACTGCCAATTGATTAATCAATGGAGTCTTACATTTAGGATAACTCAGTACAAATTAAGTGGAATTAAGATCGCAAGTTATCAAACGATACTACCCAGAGCCAATACttgaaaaatagaaatggaaaGGAAGATAAACGAACTTATCAGTAAAAAGGCAGAGAATTGAGATGGAACGAGCTTACAAAACCTGAAAACCTGGGTTGTTGGAGATAAAGAATACTCCACTAATTCACTAGGGTGTAATGGTTCAAGGATAACGTTTATTCTAACGTTTATTATTCTTAAGAGACGAAATAAAGAAAAGATTTAACCTTTTGAAGGTTCTAGAAGTTGCTGGCATTTGTGCCCAAACGAGCCACGCCCAATAAACAAGAGAAGCTAAAAAATTTTTAGTGAATTCCACGTGCTAATTTTTTGTGAAAATCAATGCGGTAACCTTAAGTTTTACTAAATTGTTTTTCTGTAGCCTTTTTGCACATTAGAAGTTAACAAAcgttaatttataagttttaaaGCTGCTGTAcacctatttatgcgactcaccattttaaaattcaaatgtCATCAGTTTCAACATtttccccaaaacataaactctaacTATAGTTATCAGAATCTTGATTTTaatctacgattctacgatcttatGATCCAAAAATAGGCGACCGATCCAGATCGTAGGTAGGAATGTAGGATCTTAGGATCCGTTTGGTTCAGTGAGCAGGATTGAAATGGTATGGAACCCCATACTAGGATGGTATGGATTCAGAACCCCATACCAGACtaaaactgtttggttcaattctgtaatagatattcaatccattcacactgtttggttcaattatgGAATTGATTCTCTGtccagtttatatatatatatagatacatacatacatttattaaaCACACAAATACAATTACAACCGAAATGTGTTTAAGTAAATACAAATTTGAAGAAGAAACATCCCCAAATCAAGCTACAATTAGAGACAAAACAACCCAAATAAAACATACTAGTTTTCCCTCCAACTTCACCAGCTCTAAATCTCAATTTCAGCTAACATTTAAACACAAGATTAGCACAAAATATTCCACAATCAGACaacatgtaacaccccgagattttaatgacgtaattatttaatattttaatagtttttaaagattttacaattattatttaattatttccaaattagttttaataaatttccttcatatacggatttaaatgtcaacttatatatatatatatatatatatatatatatatatatatatatatatatatatatatatatatatatatatatatatatatatatatatatatatatatatatattaaaaatatagttacgatgtCTTAAATAAAAAGGTTCGAAccaaaatgagtattttattaaaatgtgtgagtctcttagttgggcttttcaagaaaaaataaataaataaataaacctaataataataataataataataataataataataataaaaacaagtaTAAAAAGCCCATGAAACCCTAAATACTAAGCCAGCCGTCATTCTCCCCCCTTCTCctcctttctcttcttcttccttcctccCTCACTCCCGCATCCTTTCCCTTCCCGCACAGCAGCCCAGCCGCCCACAGAACACCACCAGCACCTCACCTCCGCCAGCAACCAGCCGCCAACAACAACCAGCAGCAGGGTTGCGATTTCTTTTCAACCCAAGCAGCCGCTGCCCAGCAGCCACGACCGTCCGCTTGCTCCTCCTCTTCAGCTGCTGCAATAAAGCTTGTGGCTTTATTCTTACCATCTACCCCTTCTTTAATTTCCCAAATTTCAAATCTTTCTAAATAGCCAAaagagaaaaagataaaaattaagcAATCAGAATGAGAATTTAAGACATACCCAAGTtgaaattcaacaaaaattgGGCGTAATGAAATCTAAAAGCTCTCCTTTGAGATTAGGGTTTGAATATGGGATGGAATGGAGTTTGAAACTTGAGGGGGTATGAGGGTATGGGATTTTAGAGGATTGGAATGGGAAGAGAATCCAAAGGGTATGACATCCCAATGTAAAAATGCCTAACCAAACATTGGAATGGTTGTGATACCATTCCATACCATTAAAAATGAACCAACCAAACATGCCCTTAATTTGTAGAATCGTGCGATCCTACTTAGCTGAAAAATTTTGGTGATAGGACAAAAAtcctacgattttacgatccgaTCATACATGGGTAGTTTcaatcttaaaatattttcacATAATACTAATTTCACTTacgtaaaaatatatatttaaaataattatattaatacctTTATAAACTTCAAGTCTTTTTTAATTTgcagtttaaaaatgattattaaaagtattttttgttcaaaacataatagatgaagtcaaataagtttttacttacaccttaaaactttaaaaaagaacaaatataaaTGATAGTCAGTAATTCAAGCACAGTGATGCATATTTGTAAGATCACACGATCTTACGATCCGATTCTATCGATTCCGATCCTACCCCCTCAACGATCCCAGGTAGAATCTCGATCCTAGTACCTTGACTCTAACTCTAAAATCTTTCATCGAAATCATATTTTTCCCCTAAAATCCAAAGATGGTAGAATTAAGGTTTAGGTTTTGGGGGGAAAAAGTTGAAATTGATgtcatttgaaatggtgagtcgcataaataggcgtacaacaacCTTAAAGCTTCAAAATTAGTGTTTGCTAaatttttatgtgcaaaaaggtcactgtggaacaatttggtatacctcagggttaccacgtggatattttaaaagttttggttaccacgtagaaaacccaaaacctcggAATTATCacgtagaatttaaaattttatttggaaaAGTAATATACTCCCTTTTATTCATGTCAATTGTtctatttgttaatgttaatggAAGCTTGAATAGTTGAGTGCATCAATTATGATGTACATTGATGTGTGCAATGAAAGTTGCGTGTTAATACGTGAGTTAAAGTGGCGTTTAAGTGCGTGCGTTAATGATGGTGTAAAAATGAGAATTAAGAGGTATGTAATGAGGAAGCTTTTAAATCCAAAATTGTTGGATAATttagaatataaatataaaaggtATAAAAGTTTTAAGTATACTAAATAATACTAAGTTAAACCCATggtaaaaaactataaaagtaGTGGGCCAAAAGTAAGAAGAAATTAGTAAGAATAAAAGGGTAAAAACATACgtccaaaagaaaaaaaataaaaaaaagtggaaaaacCGGAAAAAGAAGCTTCACGGCTCGCTACTCATGGTTGGAAGCATTCTGGAAACTAGGCAAGGACTCTCGCGAGTCATGGTCATAAACATTCTGGAAAATGGCAGGGACTCTAGCGAGTCGAGAGGAATGTCACCCCTTGTCTAAGTTTGTAATTTTCCATGGGTTTTCTTGTGGGCCTTTCTTATTAAAAGGCGATAAGATAATTATTATCTCTATTTGGATCATGGGTTAATGGGAGTTGAGATTAAACTCCTATATAAAGATCAAATCAGATGTTTTCGATTTTACCTTGTCAACGATCTTTAATAAAATCTCGATCCCAATAATCTTAGCTAGAAGTATATACTTGGATAATTGCACCCTAAACTATCTAAGAAATCTCAAATCAAAACAAGATTTAATTTTCTTGTAATGATAATAGTTATTAAAGTTATTTAGTTCGGTATTTTATAAGTTTATGGCCCATtcatagagaaaaaaaaataaaaaaataatttaaaacggtaaaagaataaaaagataGTCAAAGTTAAAACTCCACAATTAATGTAAAGTTAGAAAAAGTAAACAGAAAATGATGGGCTATTATATCAAAAACTTCCCCACGCCCCTAAAATTCTCGTATATACCAACCGTTTTACATTCCTTACTTATATTTATATCCTCCATGCAtcccttctttttcttcattttttacaacaccaattaattttttattattatttgcgGCGCTAAAAAATGATGTGTAAGGTGGGAAAAGCTTCTTTAATATTGGCTTTAATTGTGATTCAAATTGGATTTGTAAAGGGTTTCAAGTCATTTGATGTTGGTGGTGCAACTTCATGGCGTGTTCCTCAAGCAAACCTCACTACTTTTTATGATCAATGGGCTTCTTCTAAGAGGTTCCATCTTGGTGATTCTCTTCGtacgtttttctcacttttctaaattataattacttatctgtttctttttatttgcgACGCTTTAATTTATACGTTGTAATAGAAAAAGTAGAAGAATTAATGATAGACATtgattttagatttttaattttgatcatcattcatcatcataTCGTACCTATTGCATTCTACTCATAGGAGCTATGATTAGGGTATGAAAAGGGATGAAAGACAATCCATACCAGAAAGAAGTATCTGGTTAAAGAGTCTCTTGGTTCAATAAAGACccaaaaaaagtttttaattttttaatattagtttattagttttgaattaatgattattatttttcttcttatttaacACATATGAGTACAAAATTGGTATGATTCAGGTATTCAGTATTTGTTTTGCTTATGTAAAAAAGTAATCAAATTTTTAACAAATCTATGAATTTAAGTTGATAATTATTCCTTTCTTATTGTAGTGTGTGGTTAGAACAGACATTAGATTTCTCGttatcaaaaatcaaataaacaacAATAAAGGTGTTTGTTGTTGCGTGAcatatttgttaattttaaatttaaattttagtgTTCCTTGCGATTTTCTTTCTGTATTCatccaaacaaaaaatttacGGTCCCTTTAATTGTTGGTACTAAAAGattgtaaaataaaattgacTATTGTAAGTTTTCTATAAAATGTACTATTGCCATTCTCAttataattgaattgaaagtatgatataaaaagttttttcacaattttttgtTACCACTTAATACCACGTTTTTAAATGACAACATATTGAAATATAGGGTCTTTGAGGGTGTGCGAAGTGATCGACCATACAGGGCCCTCTTTTTTctgtatatgaaaaagttaataaaaaaaatatgttaattttattaataaaataaatatatttactataaataaagtGCAAGATAAAAATTTTGTACATGATCTCCTAATTTTTTAAGACGGCTCTGTTGAAATGAATATTAGATAGGAAATAAGAACAAGCATAACCATTAAAATCGTGGAGATATTATTTTAGTATCAAAACTAAAGtgatttttcattaattaccattactattatttaatacaGACTTTTAAAAACTCTCAatgaaattttctaaaaaattgaagtaataaaaatgacaaattgTATATGGTTGTGCAGATTTTGTATACCAAAACGACTCAGTTTATAAGGTGGACAAATATGGTTACTACCATTGTGACACAACCAAGGCAAGTGCATCCTTCACAGATGGTAACACATACATAAAATTGGAACAAACAGGGTTGTCCTACTTTATTAGTGGCATTGTTCAACACTGTCACAATGGCCAGCGTTTGGTTGTTGATGTTATGTCTCCACATCCGACTCCGGCGGTTGTGCCGCCACCCGAATCTTTGGCCGAGTCGCCGGCGCCAGTTAAGGCACGTAATGCAGCTTCTCCTAGAGCCAAACGACTTTCTGCACTCATCCTTGGGTTATTTGCTGCTTCTGCTTATGTcttgtttgtttaattttattttattattattattgggagacttattttgatttattatttttatgtcttTGGAACATTTATATAGTTAATTAGGAGGTTTAAATTGTTGGTTTTGTTAGAACAATCCTTAagtgtttgtttgtttgatctAGTTTTTTCTTAATTGGTTTGGGTCTAGTTTTgaggatattattattattattattattattattattattattattattattattat
Protein-coding sequences here:
- the LOC130806237 gene encoding ruBisCO large subunit-binding protein subunit beta, chloroplastic-like isoform X2, with product MTIMASSFVTMSSVGSLISVGSHSNEKKSISSFHKLSSLDCISSTFSKGNQNYVVPRKRYSFKINAATKELHFNRNGAAIRKLQAGVNKLADVVGVTLGPKGRNVVLESKYGSPKIINDGVTVAKEVELEDPVENIGASLVRQAASKTNELAGDGTTTSVVLAQGLIAEGVKIVLAGANPIQIAKGIENTTKGLVSELKSMSKEVEDKELADVAAVSAGNNYEIGNMIADAMGKVGRKGIVTLEEGTSASDSLYVVEGMQFDRGYISPYFVTDSEKMVVEYENCKLLLVDKKITNARDLVNVLEDAIKNNYPVLVMAEDIEQEPLATLVVNKLRGSLRIAAMKQPGFGDRKHQYIDDIAILTGGTVIRDEVGLSLDKVGKEVLGHAAKIVLNKETATIVGDGTTQEAVARRIAQIKKQVEEADSDYEKGKLNERIAKLSSGVAVIQVGARTETELKERKLRVEDALCATKAAVEEGIVVGGGCTLLRLSTKVDAIKETLENNEQKLGADIVKRALSYPLDLIAKNAGVHGAVVIEKVLSNDDPRFGYNASTGKYEDLMSAGIIDPAKVVRCCLEHAASVAKTFLTSDAVVTEIPEPEPAPIANPMDNSGYGL
- the LOC130805769 gene encoding early nodulin-like protein 7, with protein sequence MMCKVGKASLILALIVIQIGFVKGFKSFDVGGATSWRVPQANLTTFYDQWASSKRFHLGDSLHFVYQNDSVYKVDKYGYYHCDTTKASASFTDGNTYIKLEQTGLSYFISGIVQHCHNGQRLVVDVMSPHPTPAVVPPPESLAESPAPVKARNAASPRAKRLSALILGLFAASAYVLFV
- the LOC130806237 gene encoding ruBisCO large subunit-binding protein subunit beta, chloroplastic-like isoform X1 gives rise to the protein MASSFVTMSSVGSLISVGSHSNEKKSISSFHKLSSLDCISSTFSKGNQNYVVPRKRYSFKINAATKELHFNRNGAAIRKLQAGVNKLADVVGVTLGPKGRNVVLESKYGSPKIINDGVTVAKEVELEDPVENIGASLVRQAASKTNELAGDGTTTSVVLAQGLIAEGVKIVLAGANPIQIAKGIENTTKGLVSELKSMSKEVEDKELADVAAVSAGNNYEIGNMIADAMGKVGRKGIVTLEEGTSASDSLYVVEGMQFDRGYISPYFVTDSEKMVVEYENCKLLLVDKKITNARDLVNVLEDAIKNNYPVLVMAEDIEQEPLATLVVNKLRGSLRIAAMKQPGFGDRKHQYIDDIAILTGGTVIRDEVGLSLDKVGKEVLGHAAKIVLNKETATIVGDGTTQEAVARRIAQIKKQVEEADSDYEKGKLNERIAKLSSGVAVIQVGARTETELKERKLRVEDALCATKAAVEEGIVVGGGCTLLRLSTKVDAIKETLENNEQKLGADIVKRALSYPLDLIAKNAGVHGAVVIEKVLSNDDPRFGYNASTGKYEDLMSAGIIDPAKVVRCCLEHAASVAKTFLTSDAVVTEIPEPEPAPIANPMDNSGYGL